The following proteins are encoded in a genomic region of Protaetiibacter sp. SSC-01:
- the hisD gene encoding histidinol dehydrogenase — translation MIQTLDLRGTRPTRAELGALIPRARVDVSVATEAAQTLIEDVRERGSEALLEQSERFDRVRPARLRVSADEIAAAVESLDPRVRAAIEESIGRVRLASAAQVPAPAVTELGPDARIEQRWQPVRRAGFYVPGGKAVYPSSVIMNVVPAQVAGVSSVVLASPPQAEFGGSVHPTILAAAGLLGVADVFAMGGAGAIGAFAYGVPDAGLEAVDVVTGPGNVFVAAAKRLVRGVVGIDAEAGPTEILVIADGSADPALVAADLLSQAEHDELAAAILVTDAPALAEAVAAELDRQLAGTTHRERAAAALDGPQSAVVLVDDLAAAAEFSNLYGPEHLEIQTSDDDAVLADISDAGAIFLGAFSPVSVGDYLAGSNHVLPTGGQARFSSGLGAATFLRPQQVVRYGREGLSEVAERLRAFSDAEQLPAHGDAVDIRFRGQPI, via the coding sequence ATGATCCAGACCCTCGACCTCCGTGGCACCCGTCCGACCCGCGCCGAGCTCGGCGCCCTCATCCCGCGTGCCCGGGTCGACGTCTCCGTCGCGACGGAGGCCGCGCAGACCCTCATCGAGGACGTCCGCGAGCGCGGTTCCGAGGCGCTCCTCGAGCAGTCGGAGCGCTTCGACCGCGTGCGGCCCGCGCGCCTCCGGGTCTCGGCCGACGAGATCGCCGCCGCCGTCGAGTCGCTCGACCCGCGGGTGCGCGCGGCGATCGAGGAGTCCATCGGGCGCGTGCGCCTCGCATCCGCCGCCCAGGTGCCGGCGCCCGCGGTCACCGAGCTCGGTCCGGATGCGCGCATCGAGCAGCGCTGGCAGCCCGTGCGCCGCGCGGGCTTCTATGTGCCCGGCGGCAAGGCCGTCTACCCGTCGAGCGTCATCATGAACGTCGTCCCGGCGCAGGTCGCGGGCGTCTCGTCCGTCGTGCTCGCCTCGCCGCCGCAGGCCGAGTTCGGCGGCTCGGTGCACCCGACGATCCTCGCCGCCGCGGGCCTTCTGGGGGTCGCCGACGTGTTCGCGATGGGCGGCGCCGGTGCGATCGGCGCGTTCGCGTACGGGGTGCCGGATGCGGGCCTCGAGGCCGTCGACGTCGTCACCGGTCCCGGCAACGTCTTCGTCGCGGCCGCGAAGCGCCTCGTGCGCGGTGTCGTCGGCATCGACGCCGAGGCCGGCCCGACCGAGATCCTCGTGATCGCCGACGGCTCGGCCGACCCGGCGCTCGTCGCGGCCGACCTCCTGAGCCAGGCCGAGCACGACGAGCTCGCCGCCGCGATCCTCGTGACGGATGCGCCCGCCCTCGCCGAGGCCGTCGCCGCCGAACTCGATCGTCAGCTCGCAGGCACGACGCACCGCGAACGCGCCGCGGCGGCGCTCGACGGCCCGCAGTCGGCCGTCGTGCTCGTCGACGACCTCGCGGCCGCCGCCGAGTTCAGCAACCTCTACGGCCCCGAGCATCTCGAGATCCAGACGTCCGACGACGACGCCGTGCTCGCCGACATCAGCGACGCCGGCGCGATCTTCCTCGGCGCGTTCTCGCCCGTGAGTGTCGGCGACTACCTCGCGGGTTCCAACCACGTGCTGCCGACCGGCGGGCAGGCGCGCTTCTCCTCGGGCCTCGGCGCCGCGACGTTCCTGCGACCGCAGCAGGTCGTCCGGTACGGGCGCGAGGGGCTCTCGGAGGTCGCCGAGCGGCTGCGCGCCTTCAGCGACGCCGAGCAGCTCCCCGCCCACGGCGACGCGGTCGACATCCGTTTCCGGGGTCAGCCCATCTGA
- a CDS encoding response regulator transcription factor — protein sequence MIRVAIADDQQLIRAGFRSLLAAEPDLLVVGEAATGREAVSLAKRERPDVMLMDIRMPDGDGLWATERIVSDPALAGVHVVVVTTFELDEYVAQAIRAGASGFLVKDTEPVELIRAVHVVAAGDALLSPSVTRTLLSRVASGLSAPPDTARLADLTEREREVLALVGHGLTNEEIGARLFLSPLTAKTHVSRIMSKLAARDRVQLVIVAYDTGLVTPGS from the coding sequence GTGATCCGCGTCGCGATCGCCGACGACCAGCAGCTCATCCGCGCGGGCTTCCGCAGCCTGCTCGCGGCCGAGCCCGACCTGCTCGTCGTGGGCGAGGCGGCGACGGGCCGCGAAGCGGTGTCGCTCGCGAAGCGCGAGCGCCCCGACGTCATGCTCATGGACATCCGGATGCCGGACGGCGACGGCCTGTGGGCCACGGAGCGCATCGTGTCCGACCCCGCCCTCGCCGGTGTGCACGTCGTCGTCGTGACGACGTTCGAGCTCGACGAGTACGTCGCGCAGGCGATTCGCGCGGGCGCGAGCGGCTTCCTCGTGAAGGACACCGAACCCGTCGAGCTCATCCGCGCCGTGCACGTCGTCGCGGCGGGCGACGCTCTCCTGAGCCCGAGCGTCACTCGCACGCTGCTCTCGCGCGTCGCAAGCGGCCTGAGCGCCCCGCCCGACACGGCGCGTCTCGCAGACCTCACCGAACGAGAGCGCGAGGTGCTCGCCCTCGTCGGTCACGGCCTCACGAACGAGGAGATCGGCGCGCGCCTGTTCCTGAGTCCGCTCACCGCGAAGACGCACGTGTCCCGCATCATGTCGAAGCTCGCAGCGCGCGACCGCGTGCAGCTCGTCATCGTCGCCTACGACACAGGCCTCGTCACCCCCGGCTCCTGA
- a CDS encoding sensor histidine kinase: MDAWLDANATSLVVILAVAAAVLLLIVLVLIVLWLRARRGARLAARERAAAERDRLDLELTLAEQGGRLRMVRELHEVAIRALTVIIAQAEGARSAAAQDPAVAARTAGTIADSARAVVADLRRVTDVALDAENEAGPAPELSSVQELVDATRAEGIEVELVENGEPHALREGAEVAVLRILQEALANAVAHGGRGTHVRVTLGWTDDGLQLLVEDDGARAAAIRDGLDPYEEAQKQGYTVEDDLAALTQTPAGRGITEMRERAELFGGVFDAHRVAGVGFTVQAVFPALRFHNAVDETSPGHR, translated from the coding sequence GTGGACGCCTGGCTCGACGCGAACGCGACGTCCCTCGTCGTGATCCTCGCGGTCGCAGCCGCCGTGCTGCTGCTCATCGTGCTCGTGCTGATCGTGCTGTGGCTGCGCGCGCGACGCGGCGCCAGGCTCGCCGCGCGTGAGCGCGCTGCCGCGGAGCGCGACCGTCTCGATCTCGAGCTCACGCTCGCCGAGCAGGGCGGGCGGCTCCGGATGGTGCGCGAGCTTCACGAGGTCGCCATCCGCGCCCTCACGGTCATCATCGCGCAGGCCGAGGGCGCTCGATCGGCGGCCGCTCAGGACCCCGCCGTCGCCGCCCGCACCGCCGGCACGATCGCCGACTCGGCGCGCGCCGTCGTCGCCGACCTGCGCCGGGTCACGGATGTCGCCCTCGACGCCGAGAACGAGGCCGGTCCCGCGCCGGAGCTCTCGAGCGTCCAGGAGCTCGTCGACGCCACCCGCGCCGAGGGCATCGAGGTCGAGCTCGTCGAGAACGGTGAGCCGCACGCGCTCCGCGAGGGCGCCGAGGTCGCGGTGCTCCGCATTCTGCAGGAGGCGCTCGCCAACGCCGTCGCCCACGGCGGCCGGGGAACCCACGTGCGGGTCACGCTCGGCTGGACCGACGACGGCCTGCAGCTGCTCGTCGAGGACGATGGGGCGCGCGCGGCGGCGATCCGTGACGGCCTCGACCCGTACGAGGAGGCCCAGAAGCAGGGCTACACGGTCGAGGACGACCTCGCCGCGCTCACCCAGACGCCCGCCGGTCGCGGCATCACCGAGATGCGCGAGCGCGCCGAGCTCTTCGGCGGCGTCTTCGACGCGCATCGCGTCGCGGGCGTCGGCTTCACGGTGCAGGCGGTGTTCCCCGCGCTGCGCTTCCACAACGCGGTCGACGAGACGAGCCCGGGGCACCGGTGA
- a CDS encoding flavin reductase family protein, with amino-acid sequence MEDSSEPRIVDDLSAFKLAFRRLAAGVSAITARTPDGRPVGFTATSLASLAAVPPLATFNMARVASTWPAIEQTDHVIVHILGARNRAVGAKLAGDHDRRFDGDHWEPGPLSLPLLRDVPAWMLGRIVGRYPVHDNAVVVVQIEDGGLGEPDDALLYHEREFLRPGAIA; translated from the coding sequence ATGGAAGACAGCAGCGAGCCCCGGATCGTCGACGACCTCTCCGCCTTCAAGCTCGCGTTCCGCCGGCTCGCCGCGGGCGTCTCGGCGATCACGGCCCGAACGCCCGACGGCCGACCCGTGGGCTTCACGGCGACCTCGCTCGCGTCGCTCGCCGCCGTGCCGCCCCTCGCGACCTTCAACATGGCGCGCGTCGCGAGCACGTGGCCCGCGATCGAGCAGACCGACCACGTGATCGTGCACATCCTCGGCGCGCGCAACCGGGCCGTCGGTGCGAAGCTCGCGGGCGACCACGATCGACGCTTCGACGGCGACCACTGGGAGCCCGGCCCGCTCAGCCTCCCCCTGCTGCGCGATGTGCCGGCGTGGATGCTCGGCCGGATCGTCGGCCGCTACCCCGTGCACGACAACGCCGTCGTCGTCGTGCAGATCGAGGATGGCGGGCTCGGCGAGCCCGACGACGCGCTGCTGTACCACGAGCGCGAGTTCCTGCGTCCCGGCGCGATCGCGTGA
- a CDS encoding ATP-dependent RecD-like DNA helicase: MASVDSQILNASATISENIEVLASNRSLLSRNVLKQLRDLTEGVIVRMHLRDGSAEFSQDAIEAATSWVGSASKKVNFLHRFHKLLQMSESHYTFEGDISERLMLKYYEYLLRIRTLLHDECGIDVLDNLEKFPVDLDPSLREYHEKIAERIDAVGLTPPDAAKEDHYYVRAVRPFITGGRVFYEVTFSHITDRPNKFDRIIAFTDIDMTSRYAANLRLESDEIEVLGRRMPIIIIRGWKVAIRPCELNHFAEILGMSTSDSRTVEYHALMQYLTDTGASLLDLVDMPDALYEHIKARATASAKPPRIFPAFDKARAIIRAKAPGTNVLRYLLLEMNNRIIKLQQDGLPNRYLSSLHLTSSARPFDTMPFAAAPRGHVPRMADLLECIDTTGREHELLAKRIKTNVERHGMLYTPAADLGSFGALEDLIATHNRTIPPTPSHAGRVLEMDRDHVFMHEYEDGTVAIIEKLQALATEGVDGWEVSVERWLDETPLKIDDEVKKAALRALFASSRVALIYGAAGTGKSTMVNYIANYFGENSKLFLAHTNPAKANLERRVTAQQNAEFRTISSQIGRTGPQPNYDVLVIDECSTVSNSDLLKVLDNTDFKLLVLVGDVFQIEAIQFGNWFSIAPNFLPRGSSFELTKPWRTDDRSLLDFWAKVRGLEEGIDEVLAHYGYSGVLDESLFAPKRDDEIILCLNYDGLYGINNINRFLQAGNPGKAATWGAATYKVGDPVLFGESGRFHPLIHNNLKGRIADVEAFADRIQFDIWLDRRVTELDVWAYEGLEYVGDSTVRFSVVPRANTDQDNEDLGSIVPFQVAYAVSIHKSQGLEYDSVKVVITDANEDDITHAIFYTAITRARESLTIYWTPETQRAVLSGLKRVGNGRDVGLLKARRGLKRIGAGSGAQ, from the coding sequence GTGGCCTCCGTCGATAGCCAGATCCTGAACGCGAGCGCGACGATCTCGGAGAACATCGAGGTGCTCGCTTCGAACCGGAGCCTCCTGTCTCGCAATGTCCTCAAGCAGCTGCGCGACCTCACCGAGGGCGTCATCGTTCGGATGCATCTGCGGGACGGGTCGGCCGAGTTCAGCCAGGACGCCATAGAGGCTGCGACGTCATGGGTTGGTTCGGCGAGCAAGAAGGTCAACTTCCTTCACCGCTTCCACAAGCTCCTGCAGATGAGCGAGTCGCACTACACGTTCGAGGGGGACATCTCCGAGCGGCTGATGCTCAAGTACTACGAGTACCTCCTCCGCATCCGAACCCTGCTCCACGACGAGTGCGGCATCGATGTGCTCGACAATCTCGAGAAGTTCCCCGTCGACCTTGACCCGTCGCTACGGGAGTACCACGAGAAGATCGCCGAACGAATCGACGCGGTCGGTCTCACCCCGCCAGACGCCGCGAAGGAAGACCACTACTACGTGCGCGCCGTGCGCCCGTTCATCACGGGCGGGCGTGTGTTCTACGAAGTCACCTTCTCGCACATCACCGATCGGCCCAACAAGTTCGACCGCATCATCGCCTTCACCGACATCGATATGACGTCAAGGTACGCGGCCAACCTCCGCCTCGAAAGCGATGAGATCGAGGTGCTCGGCCGGCGCATGCCGATCATCATCATCCGCGGATGGAAGGTGGCGATTCGGCCGTGCGAGTTGAACCACTTCGCCGAGATACTCGGGATGTCGACCTCGGACAGCCGCACCGTCGAGTACCACGCCCTGATGCAATACCTGACCGACACCGGCGCGAGCCTGCTCGATCTCGTGGATATGCCGGACGCGCTGTATGAGCACATCAAGGCGCGCGCGACGGCCAGCGCGAAGCCGCCGCGGATTTTCCCGGCGTTCGACAAAGCACGGGCGATCATCCGGGCGAAGGCCCCGGGGACGAACGTGCTGCGCTACCTGCTGTTGGAGATGAACAACCGGATCATCAAGCTGCAGCAGGACGGACTGCCGAATCGCTACCTGTCGAGCCTCCACCTAACGAGCAGCGCGCGTCCCTTCGACACGATGCCCTTCGCCGCGGCACCGCGGGGGCATGTGCCTCGCATGGCAGATCTTCTCGAATGCATCGATACGACCGGGCGCGAGCACGAGCTCTTGGCGAAGCGCATCAAGACGAACGTTGAGCGGCACGGCATGTTGTATACGCCCGCGGCCGACCTCGGGAGCTTCGGCGCGCTCGAGGATCTGATTGCGACGCACAACCGGACGATCCCGCCGACACCTTCCCACGCTGGCAGGGTTCTGGAGATGGACCGGGACCACGTCTTCATGCACGAGTATGAGGACGGCACGGTCGCGATCATCGAGAAGCTGCAGGCGCTGGCGACCGAAGGCGTGGACGGCTGGGAGGTCTCCGTCGAACGGTGGCTCGACGAGACGCCGCTCAAGATCGACGACGAGGTCAAGAAGGCGGCGCTGAGGGCGCTCTTCGCCTCCTCGCGCGTGGCGCTCATCTACGGTGCGGCAGGTACCGGCAAGTCGACGATGGTCAACTACATCGCCAACTACTTCGGCGAGAATTCCAAGCTCTTCTTAGCTCATACCAATCCCGCCAAGGCAAACCTGGAGCGCCGGGTGACGGCACAGCAGAACGCCGAGTTCCGTACCATCAGCAGCCAGATCGGGAGGACGGGGCCGCAGCCCAACTATGACGTCTTGGTTATCGATGAGTGCAGCACGGTCAGCAACTCCGACCTGCTCAAGGTGCTGGACAACACCGACTTCAAGCTGCTGGTGCTCGTCGGGGACGTCTTCCAAATCGAGGCGATCCAGTTCGGTAACTGGTTCAGCATCGCGCCGAACTTCCTGCCGCGCGGATCCTCGTTCGAGCTGACGAAGCCGTGGCGCACCGACGATCGCTCGCTGCTCGACTTCTGGGCGAAGGTGCGCGGGCTGGAGGAGGGGATCGACGAAGTCCTCGCGCACTACGGCTATTCCGGCGTGCTCGACGAGTCGCTGTTCGCCCCTAAGCGCGATGACGAGATCATCCTCTGCCTGAACTATGACGGGCTGTACGGGATCAACAACATCAACCGCTTCCTCCAGGCCGGCAACCCCGGGAAGGCAGCGACATGGGGTGCCGCGACGTACAAGGTGGGTGACCCGGTGCTCTTCGGTGAGTCCGGCCGGTTCCATCCGCTGATCCACAACAACCTCAAGGGGCGGATCGCCGACGTCGAGGCGTTCGCTGATCGGATCCAGTTCGACATCTGGTTGGACCGCCGCGTCACCGAGCTGGACGTGTGGGCGTACGAAGGTCTCGAGTACGTCGGTGACTCGACAGTGCGGTTCAGCGTGGTGCCGCGGGCAAACACGGACCAGGACAACGAGGACCTCGGGTCGATCGTGCCGTTCCAGGTCGCGTATGCGGTGTCCATTCACAAGTCGCAAGGTCTGGAGTATGACTCGGTCAAGGTCGTCATCACCGATGCAAACGAGGACGACATCACGCACGCCATCTTCTATACGGCCATCACCCGGGCGCGCGAGTCGCTCACGATCTACTGGACCCCGGAAACGCAGCGTGCCGTCCTCAGCGGACTCAAGCGGGTTGGCAACGGCCGGGACGTCGGTCTACTGAAGGCGCGGCGAGGGCTCAAGCGCATCGGGGCTGGCTCGGGGGCGCAGTGA
- a CDS encoding quinone-dependent dihydroorotate dehydrogenase: protein MYRLLFRLVLSRFDPETAHHLAFVVIRVLGWPVLRSITRALTKPDASLAVRALGLEFPTPFGLAAGFDKEARGIAGLGALGFGHVEVGTITAQAQPGNPRPRLFRLIPDRAVVNRMGFNNAGAVACAPRIERARRARIRPVIGVNIGKTKVVPVEHAVADYLESTRLLAPHADYLVVNVSSPNTPGLRGLQELDRLEPLLTSVRDAAGGVPVLVKIAPDLTDEQALRIAELVVRIGLAGIVATNTTLSREGLTTDAAVVAAAGEGGLSGAPLAARSLEVLRLLRAAVGPELCLVSVGGVTTAADVRERLDAGATLVQGYTAFLYEGPFWARAINRGLRRAA, encoded by the coding sequence ATGTACCGTCTCCTCTTCCGGCTCGTCCTGTCGCGTTTCGACCCCGAGACCGCCCACCACCTCGCGTTCGTCGTCATCCGCGTGCTCGGATGGCCCGTCCTGCGGTCGATCACGCGTGCGCTCACGAAGCCGGATGCGTCGCTCGCCGTGCGCGCGCTCGGGCTCGAGTTCCCGACGCCCTTCGGGCTCGCGGCGGGCTTCGACAAGGAGGCGCGCGGCATCGCTGGCCTCGGTGCACTCGGCTTCGGCCACGTCGAGGTCGGCACGATCACTGCGCAGGCGCAACCCGGCAACCCGCGGCCGCGTCTGTTCCGGCTCATCCCCGACCGCGCGGTCGTCAACCGCATGGGGTTCAACAACGCCGGCGCCGTCGCGTGCGCGCCCCGCATCGAGCGCGCCCGCCGCGCCCGCATCCGTCCCGTCATCGGCGTCAACATCGGCAAGACGAAGGTCGTCCCGGTCGAGCACGCCGTGGCCGACTACCTCGAGAGCACGCGACTGCTCGCGCCGCACGCCGACTACCTCGTCGTCAACGTGAGCTCGCCCAACACGCCCGGGCTGCGCGGTCTCCAGGAACTCGACCGGCTCGAGCCGCTGCTCACGAGCGTGCGCGACGCGGCCGGGGGAGTGCCCGTGCTCGTGAAGATCGCACCCGATCTCACCGATGAGCAGGCCCTCCGCATCGCGGAGCTCGTCGTCCGCATCGGTCTCGCCGGCATCGTGGCGACCAACACGACCCTCTCGCGCGAGGGACTCACGACGGATGCCGCGGTCGTCGCCGCCGCGGGGGAGGGCGGCCTCTCGGGGGCACCCCTCGCGGCCCGCTCGCTCGAGGTGCTGCGACTGCTGCGCGCGGCCGTGGGACCCGAGCTGTGCCTCGTCTCGGTCGGCGGCGTCACGACGGCCGCCGACGTGCGCGAGCGGCTCGACGCGGGTGCGACGCTCGTGCAGGGGTACACGGCGTTCCTCTACGAGGGGCCGTTCTGGGCGCGCGCGATCAACCGCGGGCTGCGCCGCGCGGCCTGA
- a CDS encoding DUF3043 domain-containing protein, with the protein MPKKTPDDATPTPESSEVDGALGKGRPTPTRKEREAARKRPLVPDDRKAARQASRAELNAQRDRARLGMERGEERFLPLRDKGPQKKFVRDYVDARWNVGEILLPLMVLVILTYFIPNEYVAIYALAAVWGFLLIVVIDCIFLARTLRKKLAAKFGADKVEKVGWYAAMRAAQLRPLRLPKPQVKRGEFPA; encoded by the coding sequence GTGCCCAAGAAGACCCCCGACGACGCGACGCCCACTCCCGAGAGCTCGGAGGTCGACGGCGCGCTCGGCAAGGGACGCCCCACGCCGACCCGCAAGGAGCGCGAGGCCGCGCGCAAGCGCCCGCTCGTGCCGGACGACCGCAAGGCGGCCCGCCAGGCCTCGCGCGCCGAGCTCAACGCGCAGCGCGACCGTGCGCGCCTCGGCATGGAGCGGGGCGAGGAGCGGTTCCTGCCCCTGCGCGACAAGGGACCGCAGAAGAAGTTCGTGCGCGACTACGTCGACGCCCGCTGGAACGTGGGCGAGATCCTGCTGCCCCTCATGGTGCTGGTCATCCTCACCTACTTCATCCCCAACGAGTACGTGGCGATCTACGCGCTCGCCGCCGTGTGGGGCTTCCTGCTCATCGTCGTGATCGACTGCATCTTCCTCGCGCGCACGCTGCGCAAGAAGCTCGCCGCGAAGTTCGGCGCCGACAAGGTCGAGAAGGTCGGCTGGTACGCGGCGATGCGCGCCGCCCAGCTGCGCCCGCTGCGTCTGCCGAAGCCGCAGGTCAAGCGCGGCGAGTTCCCCGCCTGA
- a CDS encoding sensor histidine kinase, with protein sequence MPGPHTHADGPRRGGGPWALGESDGRRPGGSPALRLWIPVILSALVQLAGVAALLRFGHHPPGVAALTVALALAGPAALIGARRFPGPIVVITAVLAVATMAFGALGGPIPLAFAFALAGAVVRGARVWAWASLAGAWLVVLVLSLTLEQLAWPPPRVIGTALGLVIAIGFGEMLAARRQRMAAFRAAAARRRQTAAEEERMRIARELHDVLAHSLSQINVQAGVGLHLADTQPGKAVEALASIKQASKTALDDVRAVLGVLREDGEAPRAPQPDAARIADLVAATDVPGAEVVLDDGLEGELPSPVGAAAYRIVQEGLTNVARHGADVTRVEVRLSPEPGGIRVEVADDGRAASVVPGRGLTGMRERVEQLGGAFELVPGEGLTVRAHLPTTASTGEERP encoded by the coding sequence ATGCCCGGGCCGCACACGCATGCCGACGGCCCTCGTCGGGGCGGCGGACCCTGGGCGCTCGGAGAGAGCGATGGACGTCGGCCGGGCGGATCGCCCGCCCTGCGGCTGTGGATCCCCGTCATCCTGAGCGCTCTCGTGCAACTAGCGGGCGTCGCCGCCCTGCTGCGGTTCGGCCACCATCCGCCGGGCGTCGCGGCCCTCACGGTCGCGCTCGCCCTCGCGGGTCCTGCGGCGCTCATCGGCGCGCGGCGGTTCCCCGGACCGATCGTCGTCATCACGGCCGTGCTCGCGGTCGCCACGATGGCCTTCGGCGCGCTCGGGGGCCCCATCCCGCTCGCCTTCGCGTTCGCCCTCGCGGGTGCCGTCGTGCGCGGCGCACGCGTCTGGGCATGGGCCTCGCTCGCGGGCGCGTGGCTCGTCGTGCTCGTGCTGTCGCTCACCCTCGAGCAGCTCGCGTGGCCGCCGCCGCGCGTCATCGGCACCGCGCTCGGTCTCGTCATCGCGATCGGCTTCGGCGAGATGCTCGCGGCCCGACGTCAGCGGATGGCGGCGTTCCGCGCCGCCGCGGCCCGCCGCCGCCAGACCGCCGCGGAGGAGGAGCGGATGCGCATCGCACGCGAGCTGCACGACGTGCTCGCGCACTCCCTCAGCCAGATCAACGTGCAGGCCGGCGTCGGCCTCCATCTCGCCGACACGCAGCCCGGCAAGGCCGTCGAGGCGCTCGCCTCGATCAAGCAGGCGAGCAAGACGGCGCTCGACGACGTGCGCGCCGTGCTCGGCGTGCTGCGCGAGGACGGCGAGGCGCCTCGCGCACCCCAGCCCGATGCCGCGCGCATCGCCGATCTCGTCGCCGCGACCGACGTCCCCGGGGCCGAGGTCGTGCTCGACGACGGTCTCGAGGGCGAGCTGCCCTCACCCGTCGGGGCCGCGGCCTACCGCATCGTGCAGGAGGGCCTCACGAACGTCGCACGCCACGGCGCCGACGTCACGCGCGTCGAGGTGCGGCTCTCGCCCGAACCGGGCGGCATCCGCGTCGAGGTCGCCGACGACGGGCGCGCCGCATCCGTCGTCCCCGGCCGCGGGCTCACGGGGATGCGGGAGCGCGTCGAGCAGCTCGGCGGCGCGTTCGAGCTCGTGCCGGGCGAGGGCCTGACCGTGCGCGCGCATCTGCCGACGACCGCCTCGACGGGGGAGGAGCGCCCGTGA
- the nrdR gene encoding transcriptional regulator NrdR: protein MFCPFCRHPDSRVIDSRTSDDGLSIRRRRQCPECGRRFSTTETASLNVIKRSGIVEPFSREKIVSGVRKACQGRPVSDADLALLAQRVEETIRATGVAQIDANDIGLAILPPLRELDEVAYLRFASVYQAFDSLDDFESAITLLRFEHEQAAARTAEAGDTAPAAAD, encoded by the coding sequence ATGTTCTGCCCCTTCTGCCGTCACCCCGACAGCCGCGTCATCGACTCACGGACGAGCGACGACGGGCTGTCGATCCGCCGACGCCGCCAGTGCCCCGAGTGCGGGCGGCGGTTCTCGACGACCGAGACCGCGAGCCTCAACGTCATCAAGCGCTCGGGCATCGTCGAGCCGTTCAGCCGCGAGAAGATCGTGTCGGGTGTGCGCAAGGCCTGCCAGGGCCGCCCGGTGAGCGACGCTGACCTCGCCCTCCTCGCGCAGCGCGTCGAGGAGACGATCCGCGCCACGGGCGTCGCGCAGATCGACGCGAACGACATCGGCCTCGCGATCCTGCCGCCGCTGCGCGAGCTCGACGAGGTCGCGTACCTGCGCTTCGCGAGCGTCTACCAGGCGTTCGACTCGCTCGACGACTTCGAGTCGGCCATCACCCTGCTGCGCTTCGAGCACGAGCAGGCCGCCGCCCGCACGGCCGAGGCCGGCGACACCGCGCCGGCCGCCGCCGACTGA
- a CDS encoding AzlD domain-containing protein: MTVWHVILLASIAVFALKLVGYLVPPSLLERPTPARVANLLTVALLAALTATQTLESAGGIVLDARVPAVVLAAALYALRVPFIVVVIAAAALAALVRLLGWMP; encoded by the coding sequence GTGACCGTGTGGCACGTCATCCTGCTCGCGTCGATCGCGGTGTTCGCGCTCAAGCTCGTGGGCTATCTCGTGCCGCCGAGCCTGCTCGAGCGGCCCACGCCCGCGCGCGTCGCCAACCTGCTGACGGTCGCGCTCCTCGCGGCGCTCACGGCGACGCAGACCCTCGAGTCCGCAGGCGGCATCGTGCTCGACGCACGCGTGCCGGCCGTCGTGCTCGCCGCCGCGCTCTACGCGCTGCGTGTGCCGTTCATCGTCGTCGTCATCGCGGCCGCGGCACTCGCCGCCCTCGTCCGCCTGCTCGGCTGGATGCCCTGA
- a CDS encoding AzlC family ABC transporter permease — translation MTDAAPPARSRSDATGAAVRAALSVGIAVSAYGVSFGALAVASGLDVWQACVLSLFMFSGGSQFALVGVIASGGAAAGPAAIASATLLGIRNGLYSMRMSPVVGGPWWRRVLAAQWTIDESTAVASAQPTLRGQRVGFWVTGAVIYVGWNLTTLLGALLGDLVGDVRQYGLDAAAAAAFLGLLWPRLTARQPVAVAVAAAVIAAVLVPVLPAGLPVLVAAVVAIVVGVTNVLGRRSA, via the coding sequence GTGACCGACGCAGCACCACCCGCGCGGAGCCGCTCCGACGCGACGGGCGCCGCCGTACGCGCCGCGCTGAGCGTCGGCATCGCCGTCTCCGCCTACGGCGTCTCGTTCGGCGCCCTCGCCGTCGCGTCGGGCCTCGACGTCTGGCAGGCGTGCGTGCTGAGCCTCTTCATGTTCTCGGGCGGGTCGCAGTTCGCCCTCGTCGGCGTCATCGCCTCGGGCGGCGCCGCGGCGGGACCGGCCGCGATTGCGAGCGCGACCCTGCTCGGCATCCGCAACGGCCTGTACTCGATGCGGATGTCGCCCGTCGTCGGCGGGCCCTGGTGGCGTCGCGTGCTCGCCGCGCAGTGGACGATCGACGAGTCGACCGCCGTCGCGAGCGCCCAGCCGACGTTGCGCGGTCAGCGCGTGGGCTTCTGGGTGACGGGCGCCGTCATCTACGTCGGCTGGAACCTCACGACGCTGCTCGGCGCCCTCCTCGGCGACCTCGTGGGCGACGTGCGCCAGTACGGGCTCGACGCCGCCGCAGCGGCCGCGTTCCTCGGGCTCCTGTGGCCACGGCTCACCGCCCGCCAGCCGGTCGCCGTCGCCGTCGCCGCCGCCGTCATCGCCGCAGTGCTCGTCCCGGTGCTCCCGGCGGGGCTGCCCGTGCTCGTCGCCGCCGTCGTCGCGATCGTCGTGGGTGTCACGAACGTGCTCGGGAGGCGATCCGCGTGA